The Leptospira sp. WS60.C2 genome includes the window GTGCTGATCATTCTTTCATCACAATACACTTGCATTTGATTTGGGATCTGCACTTGCCACTGAATCCCTTTATCTGTTGCTTGCAGTTCTAAGATTTCCTTCGCATTGTCTATGACGTGATGTAAGTTTAAACTCTCTAATTGTGAGGTAATATTTTTGGATTCATTTCTGACCCAATCGAGTAAATTCTCAAGAACCAAAAAAGATTGGTTTGTGCTTTTTTTTAATTCTTTTAGCGCAATTAATAATTCCTCTTTTTCGGTTACGGATTCTGTTAAATAACCCAGAAAAGAATTCATGGTTCCGATCGGACCTTTTAAGTCATGTGCTAGGATGGAAAAGATCCTATCTTTATGTTCGTTGGTTCGAATCATTTCTTTTTGGATTCGATTGGTGTTCCGTAAAAAATAAAACATAATGAGAGCCACAAAGAAAATGCAAGAAACCACAGAATTGATTCGAAATAATTCTTGAACGAAGGGGTCATACAACAAAGTTCCTTCGATAAAATTTCCTGGAGTTCCAAAGAACTCAAACCAAATGTAAAATAAATTATTTAAAACAAAGACAAATAGAATCCAAAATTTCTCTTCGTAGGAAAACAAAACAAAAGGTGCAAGTGCAAACACCAAAAAGTAATAATAGAACCCGCATGAATTGCCAAAACTAATGAGCGAAACAAACACTAATGGAACAGAAATTGTAAAAATCAAAACAATTCTCGCAATGGAATACTTAGCTTTGAGATTTAAAAATAATGCGCAGGAAAGAGAAACTATCACGAACAAATGAATGATGTTCATGATCCTAACATTCGGAGCACCCACGATCAAAAAGAGAATAGAATATTGAATGTTGGAAAAAATACCAAGAATGGCGACCAAGTTGGCCAATTGAACTCTAACAGAAGTTTGCAGATCCAATTGATTATTGATTCCTAAGTTTAGTAGAAACCGCAATCCAATTTGATTCAAAACAAATTTCATAGGAAGTCGATCGTAAAGTAAGTTACATCATCTGACAACCGAAAAGCGAATTTTTTGATTTCCTTTCTGATTTTTTCATTTAAATCCTTAGGTCCGAGAGACATTCCTTCCATTAACTGGGAACGTAATCGTATTTCTCCGAACATTTCTTTCTCCCTGTTATGGCTTTCTGTAATTCCATCGGTATAAAAAAAGTAACGATCCCCTGATAACAAAGGAGATGTAAATGTTTCCAATTGCACATCTTTTTTCCAACCCATAATGGGACCGCGACCAGTGAGCGCTTCCAATGTATGATTGTTTCGATTGATGTGAAAGGGACTTGGATGGCCCATCACTGAGTAATGAAAAAGTTCGTTTTTTAAATCAAAATGACACGCAACAGCCGTTATATAATTCTTTTCCACTACTGGTAACATTTTTAAATTCAATTCATTCAAAAATAGAGATGGATCTTTGATTTTTGGAGCAATTTCCAAAAAATTTACTTTTAACATACTGGCAATGAGAGCGGCTGCAATCCCATGTCCCAACACATCACATAACAAAAAAGTTAACGATCCATCTTCATGAATACAATAATCAAAATAATCCCCGCCTATTTTTTCCATGGGCATAAAAGTGGAGGCGACATGCAATCTTTCATATTCAAACTCCATTGGCGGAATTAGTTTGGATTGAAGACTTGCTGCCATAATCAAATCATCATGTAGAAGTTTATATTGTTTTTGGAGCTCTTGAGTCCTTAGAGTGACAATCATTTCCAGAGATTCATTTAAGTTTCGTAATTCCTTCTTCGTTCTGGCACTTTGTAAGGCGATAGCGAGAACCCCTGAAAACAAAAACATAAGTATCCCATATTGTGTTAAATATGCATTTTGCCCTGTTAGGACATCTGTTAAAACATCAGCGATTCCAAAAAGTGTGGCAAGCAGTGCGCCTAGTGAAACAACAATTGCTTCCGATGATTTTTTATAATTTTTTGCAAGAAGTTCAATTAAGATTGGCACTTTAATGGCAAGTAAAATGTACCAAACATACACGAAATAAAATCGAACATCAGGATTTAACTCTAACAACTGAATGAGAGCCAAAATTGTATCGAATAAAAAAGTAAGGAATGCAATTTTGGTTATCCTTCGCTCAAATAAAGTATGAACGAATAACATAATAAAAACTGGGAAAATAAACTGACAAAAAAATAACAACCTAACCAAGATTTCAGGATTAATCCCTAAAAAATGGATTTTGTTGAGCGCAGGTAACCTCCAACAAACAAAAAAAATCGCAGTTCCAGCTAGGTACAATCCTGATTTAGAAGAACGATTTAACGCATAACCAATCGCTTGTTGCAAAAAAATTCCAAAGAATAAAGCCGCCATTACAATTTGATTTACGTCTTCATAAATCATTTTGTCTTTGATTTCATTTTGAGAACCAAAGATTGGAACAGAGCGGAACAAACCACATCGAAATTGAGTTTCATTACATTCAATCTCGACTTCCAAATGATTGTCACCTAATACCAGATAGGAATTTGGGATCTCATAATATCTCACTTTGTGCCAATACGCATAATAATGAGGAGACATACTTCCTGTGGATCCGATTCGATTTCCATTCCAGGATGTTACATCAGCGGAGTGAACTCTATCTAGATAAACAGCAACAGACTCATCTGGAATGTTTTTGATTGGAATTGTGATATGGTATTTACCTCGAAGTGGAACTTGATATCCTTGTTCGATCAAAGGGACCCCTACTTCTACTTTTTTAGAAATGGTTTCTCCCGATTGTTGGAAGGTCCAACCCGAACCCAGTGTGATCACTTCTGCAGAGAGAGAATATGTAAGTAAAATAAAAGGTAAAATAAACTTCATGATCATTTGGTACTAAATGAGGGAACCACTCACAAGAAAACCTGGGAAAATGGTATGATTTGGTTTAAGATCCAATTGAGACAACCATAGCAAAAACAAATAGGAAAACCAGCTCGAGAACACCGAAAGGATTAAAGACCTGTTTCTAAGTTGTGCAAGGATTTTTTGAAAATCGAGATTCCCTGGCGTACCGATTGAGGCTTGCACTACGAACTTGCGAAAAAAAAAGATTTTTGGTTCTTCATAGGTTTTAGACTTAGTCTAATTATTGACAAAATTACTGTTTGGGAAAAAGTGCAAAGGGAATGGATCTCAGTTACCAAAAAACAAAGGAACTCTTGGAATCTCATGGAATCCGGCCTACGTCACAACGCTTGGAAATGGCCCACCTCCTCCTCGAGAAGCACCAACATTTGTTTGCGGAGGAAGTTTTTCAACTCGTGAATACCCATTTCCCTCATGCCTCGAGAGCTACCATTTTCAACAACCTCAAACTGTTTGCAGAAAAAGGACTTTTGGGAACTCTCGAATTAAAATCAGGCGTCACTCATTTCGACTCCAATACGAACACACACCATCACGCACTCAATGAAAATTCTGGAGAGATTGTCGATATCGAATTGAATCAATCTTTAGAAAAGACAGTTTTAGCCGAACTCAAACGTAGTTACTTTGAAAAAACTGGCAAAGAATTAGATCAGGCAAAATTAGTCATCACGCTTAGAGGGAAATAAATCCCCCTAAGCCAAAGAACCAAAAACAATCGGTTGGCTTTATTTTTTAACTTTGTCTTTGTATTTAATTGCTAAAGCAGAAGCATTCCAAATCACTCGATTCCATACCACAAGTAAGATACTTTTTTGTCTTAATTCAAAACGATAATTGATGATATCATCCCCACCTTTCTCTCTCGCTTGTTTTAACAAATCGCTGTAACCTGTTTCACCAGTTAACACAAGTAAGAACCAAGACACATACTCACCTTGTGTTTCAACAGGTCCGATGATTTGATAATCATCAGAATTCATTACATACTGCGTCATATTGGCCGCAAGTCCTGGACTACGTAATTCCGTATAAACACAGTTCCCAAGCAATGAACCAACTAACAAGAGTGGTAACATACGAAGTAAAATCGTTTTCATTTCGAACCTCTTTTCTTTAGAATTCATTTTTTTAACGGATTTCAAAAAAGAGTCAATAAAAAAGAGAAGATTTTTCAAAAGAACCAGATATCTTTAGAGCCAAAGATGAAACCACTTTATCCATCCATCGCAATTTGTGGCATTGGATCTGTCACAGTGACCATAATTCATGCCTTTCACCAAAACAATGTTCCGTTCAAAGTCCTTTGTAAAGATTTGACTCGATTGGAATGGTTACAAAAAAATCCAATTCAATTCCAAGGTCCAAATGGCAAAACCACCACGATCCGCCTTACAAATCATTTACTCTTATTATCCGATACAAAAAAAACGTATGACTATATCATCCTGGGATGCAAAAATCAGATTTTACCAGAGTACGTTAACATCACCAAACAATATTTAAAACCAGAAGGGAAATGGATCCTGATTCAAAATGGATTGCCGGAAGGACAATTTTTTTCGCTCAAAAATCAAATCATCGGTGGAGTTGTTGGGTGGAATACGCAAACGTTAGAGGATGGATCCTACTTCCAATCCAATCATGGAAGTTTGGTTTTAGGAGAATCCAACAAAAACAAACTTGAGCCATTTTGGAAAACATATCTAGAGCCTTGGATTTCGGTTGTACTCACAGAAGATCTTTTGGGTTACCGATGGCATAAACTCGGAATCAATTCGATTATCAATGGTCTGGCAGCATCGAAACAAATGAGTTTAGGTGAGTTATTTCTCAAAAAATCAGGTAGAATGGAAGCGATTCAAATCCTTTCAGAAATCAAACACATCATGCAAAAGCTGAATATAAAGGAACAAGTAGTTCCCGGATCTTTCCCCATACAAAAATTAGGTGATGGAGATGGTGCTTTACCTTTATGGCTAAGGCATTTGATTCTTTTTTTTCTTGGTATCAAATACTTTAAAATCAGAACGTCAATGGTTCAAGATTTAGACCAGAAACGAAAAACTGAAATTAATTTTATCAATGGAGAAGTCGTGCGAGTTGCCAAAGAAAATGGTATTTTAGTTCCCGCAAATGAAACGGTCGTGGAAAAAGTTTTACGGATAGAAACGAGTTTCTAAACGAAATAAAAAGTTCGTTTCACTTTCCGAGTTTTAAAAGTTCTGATATCGAATGGTTTGCTTCTAAGGGATGGCGTAGTTTTTGCTCTGTTTGGATGATGTACTGATTCCTTCTTCCATCCTTACTCTTTTGTAAAATTGATGCATCTACCAAATCTTTTACAATGGTTTGCACGGCCCTCTCTGTGATTCCAACCAGTACGGCCACATCTTTCAAACGCATTTCTGGATCTTTACTTAAACAAATTAAGACATGGGAATGATTCGAGAGAAACGTCCATTGAGCGACTTTTTTGGAAGTTTCTTTTGGTTTACGCTTAAGTTCTTTCGTCATTCGATTCAAAACCTTGGTTTTCTATTTTTCGGATTCGGACCATTTAAAATCGCGCACAGCCCAAGCCCAATAAATAAATAAAAATTGAAACGGTAACCTAACTACCAATGCCCAAATGGGAACACCAAAATCCTTCCCATCAAGAGCTTCCATAAGCATATTGATATTGGCAGGGTAAATCGCAAGTAATAACAAAATGATTCCGTAACATGCCAATTTTCGCATACGTTCATACAAAACCAACAGTCCAAGTGTGATCTCAGACAGCCCACTTGTGATATTAAGAAGTTCGTGAAACGGCAAATAATCAGGCATCATTTCCAAGTAAAATTGAGGGGAAAGGAAATGGTTAGTTCCAGCCACAATGTAAAAAATCGAAAGTGAATATACGAAAAACTTCTTCATCACCGAACTAAAGCACAATTGTAAAAAAAATGAAACTCATTTTAAATAGTTTCAAGCAACTATTTGCCCTTCTTTGGATTTGAAATGCCCAAGTTTTTCTTCCAAACGTTTACGGCTTTTGATTGTAATTCGATTGGGCTCAATGACCAGGTTGGTATCAGCCTTGAATTCATTGATACTTTCTTGTTTTAATTTGATGATTCCACACATATTACAAAGTTCTTCCATTTGGATGTAAATGGTATGAGGAGTGACAAGACTCTCATCCAAATTTCTTCCAAGTCGAATGTCTTGGTCACGGATGGAATTGTATAAATAAGCATATAATCGTGTGACTGGAGTTTTGAGTCGCAATATGACAAGTCTTTGGTGAGAAAACCAAATACGACGAGCTATGCTTTCGAAGATCTTTTGTAAAAGAGAAGGCCCAACTGACTCAAATAAATTCTCAGGTGTCACTCGAAGGATTTTTGTTTTTGTTTCGGTGATGGCGGAAGCCATTCTAGGAGCATTGTCAATTAAAGACATCTCACCAAAAATTTCTCCTGGACCAAGGACATCAATGACGTATTCAAATCCACGCACAATCCCAAAGAGTTTTACATTACCTTCTAACACTACATAGATTTCATTACTCTTTTCACTCTCTACAAATAAGACCTCTCCTGGTTCTAATGTAGATTGCATATTATCCCATTGGAATGGTTTGTAAGAGGATGCAATCGAACGAAACAATTCAGTAGCCTCTTGTACGTTATCCGTGGATTGGTTTTCTCTAGACCACTTTAGAAATGCTTGTAAAGAATATGCTGCCAAATTTGGTTTTTGCCAGGTTAGATACGTTCGTGCATTTTGTACTAAACGTTCTGGATGGTATTCGCGGTCTGCTGGTCTGTTTGCTTTCGAAAGATGTTTTTGTAAGGTTCGTAATTCCCGGGAGTAAAGACCCAAGATTTTCATCGCCAATTCCTTTCGTTCCTTCAGATAGGATCCGAGGAGTCGAATGGGGATTTGAACCAGTTCGACATCTGTATCTGCAAACAAAGTCACAAGAAAGCGATGTTCTGTAAGAGCCGAGACCAAACCAAAACTGTCCCCTGCCTCATAGTAAGCAAGTTCGTGGTCCACAACAATGTGCTCAGAATCGACGGAAACCCGTCCCGATTTTACAATGAAAAAGTTCCCTGTATTGACTGAGTTTTGGACAACAATGGCTGCCCCTTTGGAGTATGTAACGATTTTGATATCTTCTGCGGACACTGATTTAAAAAAACGATTTGGGAAGGGTAACGTCAAACATTTAAATCTGGGAAGTCATCTGCTCCCATAAGAAATCGTACACTTTTATAGCAGAAATATTTTTCTTCGGGAGAGGGATTTCGGCTGAAAAAATAGGGAAAAAATTGGGATCTTGGGAAATGCCTCCATGAGAACCTTTTACAAGTCCAGCTTCGAGTGGGATTACATCCATCAAATAACGGAATCCCAGTTTTTTCTTAAGTAAGGTAAAAAGGATTCTGAGTTTCAGAAATTTTTTTTTCGGGTCCAAAAACAATTCACAAGGATCATATCCTGGTTTTCTATGAATCTCCACCAAGCGGGCGTAATCTGGAGCATATTCGTCATGAAACCAATAGTAATAGGTGAACCAGTATCCTTCCTCTGCCACAAGAACCAAATCCCCAGACCTTTCATGGTCGATGTGATATGTTTTTTGTTCTTTTTTGTCTAGAACAAAAGCCACACCTGGTATCTGTTTGGCGATCTGTTTCACTTGGTTCACAATCGAAAGATCTTTACAGTAAATATGCGAAATTTGGTGATCAGAAACTGAAAATGCATCAGATGCACCTGGATCTAAATGTTCATACCAACGTTCTTTTCTTACTGTTAAAAGTTGGTGTTCACGTAAAATTCGATTGATGTGGATAGGTTTGTTTACAGGCGCAATTCCATATTCCGAGAGAAGGATCACCTTTGTCTTTTGATGTTCATAATACTCAACCAATTCTTTGACAACTGCGTCAATCTCTCGAAGGTCTCTTTTCATTTTAGAATGATTAGGACCAAATTTTTGTAAGCCATAAT containing:
- a CDS encoding sensor histidine kinase, encoding MKFVLNQIGLRFLLNLGINNQLDLQTSVRVQLANLVAILGIFSNIQYSILFLIVGAPNVRIMNIIHLFVIVSLSCALFLNLKAKYSIARIVLIFTISVPLVFVSLISFGNSCGFYYYFLVFALAPFVLFSYEEKFWILFVFVLNNLFYIWFEFFGTPGNFIEGTLLYDPFVQELFRINSVVSCIFFVALIMFYFLRNTNRIQKEMIRTNEHKDRIFSILAHDLKGPIGTMNSFLGYLTESVTEKEELLIALKELKKSTNQSFLVLENLLDWVRNESKNITSQLESLNLHHVIDNAKEILELQATDKGIQWQVQIPNQMQVYCDERMISTVIRNLLSNAIKFSHPNGSVSIEAKQNGNYVELCISDLGIGMTVDQIKQIDEGKPFPTSFGTQGEKGTGLGLLVCMEMLKNQGGRMQIKSRVHQGTKILIQLPSVVLN
- a CDS encoding PP2C family protein-serine/threonine phosphatase — protein: MKFILPFILLTYSLSAEVITLGSGWTFQQSGETISKKVEVGVPLIEQGYQVPLRGKYHITIPIKNIPDESVAVYLDRVHSADVTSWNGNRIGSTGSMSPHYYAYWHKVRYYEIPNSYLVLGDNHLEVEIECNETQFRCGLFRSVPIFGSQNEIKDKMIYEDVNQIVMAALFFGIFLQQAIGYALNRSSKSGLYLAGTAIFFVCWRLPALNKIHFLGINPEILVRLLFFCQFIFPVFIMLFVHTLFERRITKIAFLTFLFDTILALIQLLELNPDVRFYFVYVWYILLAIKVPILIELLAKNYKKSSEAIVVSLGALLATLFGIADVLTDVLTGQNAYLTQYGILMFLFSGVLAIALQSARTKKELRNLNESLEMIVTLRTQELQKQYKLLHDDLIMAASLQSKLIPPMEFEYERLHVASTFMPMEKIGGDYFDYCIHEDGSLTFLLCDVLGHGIAAALIASMLKVNFLEIAPKIKDPSLFLNELNLKMLPVVEKNYITAVACHFDLKNELFHYSVMGHPSPFHINRNNHTLEALTGRGPIMGWKKDVQLETFTSPLLSGDRYFFYTDGITESHNREKEMFGEIRLRSQLMEGMSLGPKDLNEKIRKEIKKFAFRLSDDVTYFTIDFL
- a CDS encoding Fur family transcriptional regulator, with amino-acid sequence MDLSYQKTKELLESHGIRPTSQRLEMAHLLLEKHQHLFAEEVFQLVNTHFPHASRATIFNNLKLFAEKGLLGTLELKSGVTHFDSNTNTHHHALNENSGEIVDIELNQSLEKTVLAELKRSYFEKTGKELDQAKLVITLRGK
- a CDS encoding ketopantoate reductase family protein codes for the protein MKPLYPSIAICGIGSVTVTIIHAFHQNNVPFKVLCKDLTRLEWLQKNPIQFQGPNGKTTTIRLTNHLLLLSDTKKTYDYIILGCKNQILPEYVNITKQYLKPEGKWILIQNGLPEGQFFSLKNQIIGGVVGWNTQTLEDGSYFQSNHGSLVLGESNKNKLEPFWKTYLEPWISVVLTEDLLGYRWHKLGINSIINGLAASKQMSLGELFLKKSGRMEAIQILSEIKHIMQKLNIKEQVVPGSFPIQKLGDGDGALPLWLRHLILFFLGIKYFKIRTSMVQDLDQKRKTEINFINGEVVRVAKENGILVPANETVVEKVLRIETSF
- a CDS encoding winged helix-turn-helix transcriptional regulator encodes the protein MTKELKRKPKETSKKVAQWTFLSNHSHVLICLSKDPEMRLKDVAVLVGITERAVQTIVKDLVDASILQKSKDGRRNQYIIQTEQKLRHPLEANHSISELLKLGK
- a CDS encoding motility protein; amino-acid sequence: MKKFFVYSLSIFYIVAGTNHFLSPQFYLEMMPDYLPFHELLNITSGLSEITLGLLVLYERMRKLACYGIILLLLAIYPANINMLMEALDGKDFGVPIWALVVRLPFQFLFIYWAWAVRDFKWSESEK
- a CDS encoding Crp/Fnr family transcriptional regulator, with the translated sequence MTLPFPNRFFKSVSAEDIKIVTYSKGAAIVVQNSVNTGNFFIVKSGRVSVDSEHIVVDHELAYYEAGDSFGLVSALTEHRFLVTLFADTDVELVQIPIRLLGSYLKERKELAMKILGLYSRELRTLQKHLSKANRPADREYHPERLVQNARTYLTWQKPNLAAYSLQAFLKWSRENQSTDNVQEATELFRSIASSYKPFQWDNMQSTLEPGEVLFVESEKSNEIYVVLEGNVKLFGIVRGFEYVIDVLGPGEIFGEMSLIDNAPRMASAITETKTKILRVTPENLFESVGPSLLQKIFESIARRIWFSHQRLVILRLKTPVTRLYAYLYNSIRDQDIRLGRNLDESLVTPHTIYIQMEELCNMCGIIKLKQESINEFKADTNLVIEPNRITIKSRKRLEEKLGHFKSKEGQIVA
- a CDS encoding alkaline phosphatase family protein, translated to MKGKKTIFHKTVVINVVGLSQSVISEDTPFIKQYLEKRSFTLIEPMLPGVTTSVQSTYLTGKWPKQHGIVGNGWYDKTDAEVKFWKQSNHLVLAEKIWERAKKLHPNFTCSKMFWWYNMYSSVDYSVTPRPQYHADGVKAPDCYSNPPELREELQKKFGPFPLFHFWGPNTNIRSTKWIKDATLYVDQKYNPTLALVYLPHLDYGLQKFGPNHSKMKRDLREIDAVVKELVEYYEHQKTKVILLSEYGIAPVNKPIHINRILREHQLLTVRKERWYEHLDPGASDAFSVSDHQISHIYCKDLSIVNQVKQIAKQIPGVAFVLDKKEQKTYHIDHERSGDLVLVAEEGYWFTYYYWFHDEYAPDYARLVEIHRKPGYDPCELFLDPKKKFLKLRILFTLLKKKLGFRYLMDVIPLEAGLVKGSHGGISQDPNFFPIFSAEIPLPKKNISAIKVYDFLWEQMTSQI